The DNA region GCCCATTCTTAGCAAATACTTCAAGCTGCTTACCAGgaacaaagaaagagattCGATATGGTGTCATTGAAGATCTAGAAGAAGCGCTATCAATGTACGGCGAGAAGATTTGCGCTATCATATTAGAACCTATTCAGGGTGAAGCTGGTATTGTTGTGCCGCCTATGGATTATTTCCCCAAAGTGAGTGCCCTTTGTAAGAAATACAATGTTCTCTTTATTTGCGATGAGATTCAAACTGGTATTGGAAGAACTGGAAAATTACTATGTTGTGACCATTATAACGTCAAACCGGATATTATAACTTTAGGTAAAGCGTTATCAGGTGGAGTTCTACCTGTATCATGTGTACTTTCTTCAAGAGATATAATGTTGTGTTTCAGCCCAGGCTCACATGGTTCCACTTTTGGCGGCAATCCATTGGCATCGAGAGTGGCCATTGCTGCACTGCAAGTGATTAAGGATGAGAACTTAGTTGAAAGAGCAGCCAAGTTAGGACAAATTCTACAAAACGAACTATGGAAGTTAAAAGAAGTTTCAGGTGGTGTCATATCCGAAGTGAGAGGAATGGGACTTCTTACAGCAGTAGTTATCGATCCAACAAAGACAGGTGGTAAAACTGCGTGGGATCTATGTCTTGTAATGAAGGACTTTGGTGTCTTAGCTAAACCTACTCATGATCACATCATCAGACTTGCTCCACCTTTAGTCATATCTGAAGATGACC from Kazachstania africana CBS 2517 chromosome 5, complete genome includes:
- the CAR2 gene encoding ornithine-oxo-acid transaminase (similar to Saccharomyces cerevisiae CAR2 (YLR438W); ancestral locus Anc_4.317), which codes for MEFTLSSEDTFKYESKYSAHNYHPLPVVFHKAQGAHVWDPEGREYLDFLSAYSAVNQGHCHPKIIRALIDQATELTLSSRAFSNDVFAQFAKYITEYFEYEMVLPMNTGAEAVETALKLARRWGYQVKGIPENEAIILGAQGNFHGRTFGAISLSTDFEDSKKDFGPFLANTSSCLPGTKKEIRYGVIEDLEEALSMYGEKICAIILEPIQGEAGIVVPPMDYFPKVSALCKKYNVLFICDEIQTGIGRTGKLLCCDHYNVKPDIITLGKALSGGVLPVSCVLSSRDIMLCFSPGSHGSTFGGNPLASRVAIAALQVIKDENLVERAAKLGQILQNELWKLKEVSGGVISEVRGMGLLTAVVIDPTKTGGKTAWDLCLVMKDFGVLAKPTHDHIIRLAPPLVISEDDLKKGIQAIAKSLQKLKENA